A part of Rattus rattus isolate New Zealand chromosome 6, Rrattus_CSIRO_v1, whole genome shotgun sequence genomic DNA contains:
- the Jagn1 gene encoding protein jagunal homolog 1 isoform X1 has protein sequence MASRAGPRAAGTDGSDFQHRERVAMHYQMSVTLKYEIKKLIYVHLVIWLLLVAKMSVGHLRLLSHDQVAMPYQWEYPYLLSIVPSVLGLLSFPRNNISYLVLSMISMGLFSIAPLIYGSMEMFPAAQQLYRHGKAYRFLFGFSAVSVMYLVLVLAVQVHAWQLYYSKKLLDSWFTSTQEKKRK, from the exons ATGGCGTCTCGGGCAGGCCCACGAGCGGCCGGCACCGACGGCAGCGACTTTCAGCACCGGGAACGAGTCGCCATGCACTACCAAATGAG TGTGACCCTCAAGTACGAAATCAAGAAGCTGATCTACGTGCATCTCGTCATATGGCTGCTGTTGGTTGCCAAGATGAGCGTGGGACACCTGAGGCTCTTGTCACATGACCAGGTGGCCATGCCCTATCAATGGGAATATCCGTATTTGTTGAGCATTGTGCCCTCTGTCTTgggtcttctctccttccctcgaAACAACATTAGCTACCTGGTGCTCTCTATGATCAGCATGGGGCTCTTCTCCATCGCTCCCCTCATTTATGGCAGCATGGAGATGTTCCCTGCGGCACAGCAGCTCTACCGCCATGGCAAGGCCTATCGCTTCCTGTTCGGTTTTTCCGCCGTCTCCGTCATGTACCTGGTGTTGGTACTGGCAGTCCAAGTTCATGCCTGGCAACTCTACTACAGCAAGAAACTCCTAGACTCTTGGTTCACCAGCACACAGGAGAAGAAACGTAAatga
- the Jagn1 gene encoding protein jagunal homolog 1 isoform X2, with protein MASRAGPRAAGTDGSDFQHRERVAMHYQMRYECDPQVRNQEADLRASRHMAAVGCQDERGTPEALVT; from the exons ATGGCGTCTCGGGCAGGCCCACGAGCGGCCGGCACCGACGGCAGCGACTTTCAGCACCGGGAACGAGTCGCCATGCACTACCAAATGAGGTACGAG TGTGACCCTCAAGTACGAAATCAAGAAGCTGATCTACGTGCATCTCGTCATATGGCTGCTGTTGGTTGCCAAGATGAGCGTGGGACACCTGAGGCTCTTGTCACATGA